One Chanodichthys erythropterus isolate Z2021 chromosome 10, ASM2448905v1, whole genome shotgun sequence DNA segment encodes these proteins:
- the LOC137027995 gene encoding uncharacterized protein, with protein sequence MGRYIVLTLFVFLVDGVVGDTSGISLVSVTEGDSVTLNTGVTKQQRDKMLWYFNDTLIALINGEASKSCLYDGEGGRFSGRLNVDYETGSLTITNTRPEHAGRFEANFIQSKSSGTSHSLNRNSKCDSTKITRKMSNIGDTIKTFSLSVSASVPDKTDEEWYKMGKDQECDRSLPSGLMVGIAVAVVVLVCVSVTAGVIYCLRRRSKHAEAEKSKLEHLLKV encoded by the exons atgggaAGATATATTGTGCTCACTCTGTTTGTCTTTCTCGTTGATG GTGTGGTCGGTGACACATCTGGAATAAGCTTGGTATCGGTGacggagggagattcagtcactctgaaCACTGGTGTCACCAAACAACAACGTGACAAGATGCTGTGGTATTTTAATGACACACTCATTGCTCTGATCAATGGAGAGGCCAGTAAGAGCTGTTTATATGATGGTGAAGGCGGGAGATTCAGCGGCAGACTGAATGTGGACTACGAGAccggatctctgaccatcacaaacaccagaCCTGAACACGCTGGACGTTTTGAAGCAAATTTCATCCAAAGCAAGAGCTCAGGAACCAGCCACAGCTTGAACCGAAACAGCAAGTGTGACAGCACAAAGATCACCAGAAAAATGAGCAACATTGGCGACACAATTAAAACATTCAGTCTCTCCGTCAGCG CTTCTGTTCCTGACAAAACTGATGAAGAATGGTACAAGATGGGGAAGGATCAAGAGTGTGACAGAA GTCTGCCTTCAGGTCTTATGGTCGGAATagctgttgctgttgttgtgttGGTGTGTGTATCTGTAACCGCTGGTGTGATTTACTGTCTCCGCAGGAGGTCTAAACATG caGAAGCGGAGAAAAGCAAACTTGAGCATCTGTTGAAAGTCTGA